The DNA sequence TCATGAACTCCTCGCCAGCCAGATCCACCAGGTTGTTGGTCGCTGTGAGGAGCCAACGCGAATGCGTGTTCCGGGCATCGATGGGTGTCGTCGAGGAGTACATCAGGAGGCCTGCATTCGGGATTCCGACCGAGCTCACGGCCGAGAGTCCGATGCCCCATGAATCCCGAACCAGCGACATCTCGAACGTCCCCATGGGCGTCACCTGCTCTTGCTTGCTGACGATCCGGTAGAAGCGGCCGTCCTCGGCGTACTCGATCTCCGATTCCATTGGCTCCGCGATGCCGTGAACGAACTGGAAGTGCACCGGATCGTTGTTGTTCTCGTGCATGTCCTGCACATGCACCGGAACCTCGAGATCGAAGGTTCGGGGCTCGGACCAATCGGGATGGCCGATCTCGGGCTGGACCGGAAAATCCCACTCCGGCGGTTTCCCCTCTACGTGATGCCAGACGAAGACCATCCCGTTCTTCTCCAGCACGTCCCACGGGCGCACGCGTGCCTTCTTCGGAATCCGATCGCAATAGGG is a window from the bacterium genome containing:
- a CDS encoding Rieske 2Fe-2S domain-containing protein translates to MAHREAEHVELPVPNGWFAVAFSRDLRVGDVQPLHYFDQDMVLFRGRSGEAKVLDAYCPHLGAHLGYDGRVMGDTVRCPFHGWQFDGGSGECTRIPYCDRIPKKARVRPWDVLEKNGMVFVWHHVEGKPPEWDFPVQPEIGHPDWSEPRTFDLEVPVHVQDMHENNNDPVHFQFVHGIAEPMESEIEYAEDGRFYRIVSKQEQVTPMGTFEMSLVRDSWGIGLSAVSSVGIPNAGLLMYSSTTPIDARNTHSRWLLTATNNLVDLAGEEFMNRITAGVRDDLTIWTHKVHRARPVLCEADDYLAMFRKWTRQFYSRPASPPAAG